In the Thermotoga sp. Ku-13t genome, one interval contains:
- a CDS encoding ABC transporter permease, protein MLEMLKEAFRSIAHNKLRTALSMIGIIIGVAAVIGVVSVAEGTSRSIRRSLTSIGSNLILVTAGFTRGGGGRAATALTETLEKEDADMIAQLCPSVRHVTPIQQGNFIVQYERQNSMATVLAARAVLFDMMNVKLAHGEFFDSSDERRRVAVIGKEVADELFPDGNALGQTIRITSGSIRQTYTIIGVLEKSGNLLFLNPDRSIIVPFSSAENRLFRRRNVSMIVAQAISENLANQAVSEIDSVLFEKFKDEERYRIVSQDALLETVNQTMAMLSFMLGSIAGISLLVGGIGIMNIMLVTVTERTREIGIRKAIGASRRHILLQFLLESIVLTFVAGLLGIAAGFGLSKLIASIGSIQTAVTPGVVLIAVSVSILVGLFFGVWPAVRASKLDPVEALRYE, encoded by the coding sequence ATGCTTGAGATGCTGAAAGAAGCTTTTCGTTCCATCGCGCACAACAAATTGCGCACTGCCCTGTCCATGATAGGGATCATCATAGGTGTGGCGGCCGTTATAGGTGTCGTTTCGGTCGCCGAGGGTACGAGCAGGAGCATCAGACGGTCTCTGACGTCCATAGGTTCGAACCTCATACTCGTCACTGCCGGGTTCACGAGGGGTGGAGGCGGACGCGCCGCCACGGCGCTCACAGAAACTCTCGAAAAGGAAGATGCTGACATGATAGCCCAGCTCTGTCCCTCCGTCAGGCACGTGACGCCAATCCAGCAGGGAAACTTCATCGTTCAGTACGAAAGACAGAACAGCATGGCAACTGTTCTGGCCGCAAGAGCGGTGTTGTTCGACATGATGAACGTCAAACTCGCCCACGGAGAATTCTTTGACAGCTCGGATGAAAGACGTCGTGTGGCAGTCATAGGGAAGGAAGTTGCAGACGAGCTTTTCCCTGACGGCAACGCTCTGGGACAGACCATAAGGATCACGAGCGGCTCCATCAGGCAGACCTACACGATCATAGGTGTGCTCGAGAAAAGTGGAAATCTCCTGTTTCTCAATCCGGATAGATCCATCATAGTGCCCTTCTCGTCCGCCGAGAACAGGCTCTTCAGACGAAGAAACGTCTCGATGATAGTTGCCCAGGCCATCTCAGAAAATCTGGCGAACCAGGCGGTCTCGGAAATAGACTCCGTTCTGTTCGAGAAGTTCAAGGATGAAGAGAGATACAGAATAGTGAGCCAGGACGCACTTTTGGAGACTGTGAACCAGACGATGGCCATGCTGAGCTTCATGCTGGGTAGTATCGCGGGCATCTCGCTGCTCGTGGGTGGCATAGGCATAATGAACATAATGCTCGTTACGGTGACGGAAAGAACCAGAGAGATTGGCATTCGAAAAGCGATTGGAGCCAGTCGAAGGCACATTCTGCTTCAGTTCCTGCTCGAATCGATCGTGCTCACCTTCGTCGCAGGATTGCTGGGCATCGCAGCGGGTTTTGGCCTATCCAAGCTCATAGCGAGCATCGGCTCGATACAAACCGCCGTGACACCCGGTGTGGTTCTCATAGCTGTTTCCGTCTCTATCCTGGTGGGTCTGTTCTTCGGTGTCTGGCCTGCCGTGAGGGCGTCAAAACTCGATCCAGTGGAGGCTCTCAGGTACGAATGA
- a CDS encoding rod-binding protein translates to MVGPVSSVGRSSDKLWNACADFTATIFYDVLKRMYQSIPKSSLFRRTLAEDWFMNMALYEYSRIATRQELSSLTDMIYEALAKKAYKNNLSV, encoded by the coding sequence ATGGTTGGCCCAGTTTCATCGGTCGGCAGAAGTTCGGACAAGCTGTGGAACGCGTGCGCGGATTTCACCGCGACGATCTTTTACGATGTGCTCAAGAGGATGTACCAATCGATTCCAAAATCCAGCCTGTTCAGACGAACACTCGCGGAGGACTGGTTCATGAACATGGCCCTCTACGAGTATTCGAGGATAGCCACAAGGCAGGAACTCTCTTCGCTCACGGACATGATTTACGAGGCGCTGGCAAAGAAAGCATACAAGAACAATCTTTCTGTGTGA
- a CDS encoding flagellar basal body P-ring protein FlgI, giving the protein MLLLMIIVLTVTIFASARIKDIARFRGVRDNQLFGIGIVVGLNGTGDSGKINSTMLSNIAKTLGVTMNPEDLKTRNSAMVMVVADIPPFFKEGMRLDVVVASIGDAKSLEGGILLQTPLFGADGNVYAVAQGSVSTGGAEVKVSANLQSKYKVVGFIPAGAIVEREIPFEFAQASTVTLLLNRPDFTTAARVAQAINSTFDRKIAKAIDASTIKIDVPSAFEDDVISFLALVEEIEVSVDTPAKVVVNEKTGTIVFGGNVKVLDFTLSYGVFNVTIRNGKLAEDGTEATVGALVSALKSLGATPQDIIAILQSMHKAGVLLAELVVM; this is encoded by the coding sequence ATGTTGTTGTTGATGATAATAGTTTTAACTGTCACGATTTTCGCATCGGCACGGATCAAAGACATCGCCAGGTTCAGAGGCGTCAGGGACAACCAGCTCTTCGGTATAGGTATCGTGGTGGGGTTGAACGGTACGGGAGATTCTGGCAAGATAAATTCCACCATGCTGAGCAACATCGCAAAAACACTCGGAGTGACGATGAATCCGGAGGACTTGAAAACGAGAAACAGCGCCATGGTGATGGTCGTGGCGGATATTCCCCCATTTTTCAAAGAAGGCATGAGGCTTGACGTGGTCGTCGCATCCATAGGCGATGCGAAGTCCCTCGAAGGCGGCATCCTGCTCCAGACGCCCCTGTTTGGTGCGGACGGTAACGTGTACGCGGTAGCGCAAGGCAGCGTGAGCACGGGCGGAGCGGAGGTAAAGGTCTCGGCAAACCTGCAGTCCAAGTACAAGGTTGTCGGCTTCATCCCGGCGGGCGCCATAGTCGAACGGGAGATACCTTTCGAGTTCGCTCAAGCGAGCACGGTGACACTTTTGCTGAACCGGCCAGATTTCACAACTGCGGCGAGGGTCGCGCAGGCAATAAACTCCACTTTCGACAGGAAGATCGCCAAAGCGATCGATGCTTCCACCATAAAGATAGATGTGCCTTCAGCGTTCGAAGACGATGTGATATCTTTCCTGGCGCTTGTGGAGGAGATCGAGGTTTCCGTCGATACGCCAGCAAAGGTTGTTGTCAACGAGAAAACAGGAACCATCGTGTTCGGTGGTAACGTGAAGGTCCTCGACTTCACGCTGTCTTACGGTGTTTTCAACGTGACGATCAGGAATGGAAAGCTGGCCGAAGACGGAACAGAAGCCACGGTCGGTGCACTCGTTTCAGCTCTGAAGAGTCTCGGTGCCACACCACAGGACATCATCGCGATACTGCAATCCATGCACAAAGCTGGCGTGCTGCTCGCGGAACTGGTGGTGATGTGA
- a CDS encoding ABC transporter ATP-binding protein translates to MAEIIRVENVRKIYRMGETEVRALDGVSLTVEEGEFLIVMGPSGSGKTTLLHLMGCLDKPTEGEIYIASTPVSKLSDAQLAKVRNKMIGFVFQQFNLLSRLTALENVELPMIYAGVPKSLRRKRAKELLELVGLGDRLHHRPTQLSGGQMQRVAIARALANDPVVLLADEPTGNLDSKSGEEILKIFSELNERGQTVVIVTHDPEVAKQGDRIIRMRDGKIVAEEVNTHA, encoded by the coding sequence GTGGCCGAGATCATAAGGGTCGAGAACGTCAGGAAGATATACAGAATGGGTGAAACCGAAGTCAGAGCACTGGACGGTGTGAGCCTGACGGTTGAAGAAGGTGAGTTCTTGATCGTGATGGGACCGTCTGGAAGTGGCAAGACCACCCTGCTCCATCTGATGGGCTGTCTCGATAAACCCACCGAAGGTGAGATATACATCGCTTCGACACCTGTATCAAAACTCAGCGATGCACAGCTTGCAAAGGTGAGGAACAAAATGATCGGGTTCGTCTTTCAGCAGTTTAATTTGCTCTCCCGTCTGACTGCCCTCGAGAACGTTGAACTGCCGATGATCTACGCGGGCGTTCCGAAGTCACTGAGGCGCAAAAGGGCTAAAGAGTTGCTCGAACTGGTTGGACTTGGAGACAGATTGCACCACAGACCGACACAGCTGTCCGGAGGCCAGATGCAAAGAGTTGCCATAGCGAGGGCGCTCGCGAACGATCCTGTCGTGCTGCTCGCAGATGAACCGACCGGGAACCTGGATTCAAAGAGCGGAGAAGAAATATTGAAGATCTTCTCCGAATTGAACGAGAGGGGCCAGACCGTGGTCATAGTCACACACGATCCCGAAGTTGCCAAACAGGGAGATCGGATAATTCGCATGCGCGACGGCAAGATCGTGGCCGAAGAGGTGAACACACATGCTTGA
- a CDS encoding adenosine-specific kinase — translation MNIEVVQVNIPEGANVILGHSHFIKTVEDLYEIVVTTNPNMKFGLAFNEASGPCLVRYEGNDQELIDVAIDNAKRIGAGHLFVLVIKNGYPINILNQIKNVQEVCRIFAATANPLQVLVVQTDQGRAVIGVVDGYAVKGVETDKDREWRHNFLRQITKYKK, via the coding sequence ATGAACATCGAAGTGGTCCAGGTGAACATACCGGAAGGCGCGAACGTGATTTTGGGTCACTCACACTTCATCAAGACGGTGGAAGATCTGTACGAAATTGTGGTGACAACGAATCCGAACATGAAATTCGGACTCGCGTTCAACGAGGCGAGTGGCCCCTGCTTGGTCAGGTACGAGGGCAACGATCAGGAACTCATCGATGTCGCGATCGATAATGCAAAAAGGATCGGAGCGGGACATTTGTTCGTGCTGGTCATCAAAAACGGTTATCCCATCAACATCCTCAACCAGATCAAAAATGTTCAGGAAGTCTGCAGGATCTTCGCCGCCACCGCGAACCCGCTTCAGGTGCTCGTGGTGCAGACCGATCAGGGAAGGGCCGTCATAGGTGTCGTGGACGGTTACGCAGTGAAAGGTGTCGAGACGGACAAAGATAGAGAATGGAGACACAACTTCTTGAGGCAGATCACGAAGTACAAGAAGTGA
- a CDS encoding PIG-L deacetylase family protein: MEQFVRKLKGMMRLPDFDSLGKVLCVQPHPDDADISMGATVAKLSKKGVRVYYVTVTDGSAGTLDESLMGERLAEIRKKEQEKAAEILGVHELIWLGFEDLGDYSVEQVRVKLVEVLRKVEPDVVFTVDPFTPYEVHPDHIRCGMSASQAVSLYRLPKLLPGTSKHEVAAISFFNTAFPNTFYPIDQEHLNEKFQAISQHKSQFDEKSLQTLFFYLTEKSKAYSPVEGQLVEPFKTLPPAALHVISEAYRL; encoded by the coding sequence TTGGAACAGTTCGTGCGAAAGCTCAAGGGTATGATGAGGCTTCCAGATTTCGATTCGCTGGGTAAAGTGCTGTGTGTACAGCCACATCCGGACGATGCCGACATTTCCATGGGTGCCACGGTCGCCAAACTCTCGAAAAAAGGTGTCAGGGTCTACTACGTAACGGTGACGGACGGCTCGGCGGGGACGCTCGACGAATCGCTGATGGGTGAAAGGCTCGCTGAGATCAGGAAAAAGGAACAGGAAAAGGCTGCGGAAATACTGGGTGTGCACGAGCTGATCTGGCTCGGTTTCGAAGATCTTGGAGATTATTCCGTCGAACAGGTGCGTGTGAAACTAGTTGAAGTTTTGAGAAAAGTTGAACCAGACGTGGTCTTCACGGTCGATCCCTTCACACCTTACGAGGTGCACCCAGACCATATCAGGTGCGGTATGTCCGCTTCGCAAGCGGTGAGTCTGTACAGACTGCCGAAGTTACTGCCAGGAACTTCGAAGCACGAGGTGGCTGCGATTTCCTTCTTCAACACGGCGTTTCCAAACACTTTTTACCCGATCGATCAGGAGCATTTGAACGAGAAATTCCAGGCCATTTCACAGCACAAAAGCCAGTTCGATGAGAAATCCTTGCAGACACTATTCTTCTATCTGACCGAGAAGAGCAAAGCGTACTCACCAGTGGAGGGTCAGCTCGTAGAACCTTTCAAAACTCTTCCACCTGCGGCACTCCATGTGATCAGCGAAGCGTACAGGCTTTGA
- a CDS encoding TolC family protein produces MIKKVLLLLLLPGLALASFLDEVQKNLQNDVNYLSAKLSYEEAVFQVQKDKNILIPYVGLDRFTVSASISDSDLTYTVNVPLSITFLNIAGFNFSISNSWVYSSSRKEWRDSGWTFSVSRSLFSNFDLDQLEKQKNLFDASWKLLSVKNNVFVNTANDVFNSYYYAKKLEITSKRLQLLNEQMEELRKAYETGSVAYEDILSTQKQLQNLVLQLEKIKQIRSGVSKDYSQTVLGTMMNQLRRLTFELPDEQEALETVKSRYDAQASYISLQIAKKQSERSYQTWLPNPTLSAGLKLKEEGYSVSLGFSFSYDLIDRGERSQTYRITQYKLNLQNASYEEKLQSLEKAVKDAYASMRIAEISKQVSGLDLELKKMNLDRLNKKKEFVSEQDLESALLDVEEAELELFKAEFDLLMSKVNLLTVLGLDLIELLGGA; encoded by the coding sequence ATGATCAAAAAGGTCCTTCTGCTGTTGTTGTTGCCAGGCCTTGCGCTGGCTTCCTTCCTGGACGAAGTTCAGAAGAATCTGCAGAACGATGTGAACTATCTTTCTGCAAAGCTTTCTTACGAAGAAGCTGTTTTTCAGGTTCAGAAAGACAAAAACATACTCATACCTTACGTTGGGTTGGATAGATTCACTGTCAGCGCATCGATTTCCGACAGCGATCTGACCTACACGGTGAACGTGCCGCTCTCGATAACCTTTTTGAACATCGCAGGGTTCAACTTTTCCATCTCAAACAGCTGGGTGTATTCTTCTTCGAGAAAAGAATGGAGAGATTCTGGCTGGACGTTTTCCGTCTCCAGGAGTTTGTTTTCAAACTTCGATCTGGACCAGCTTGAAAAGCAGAAGAATCTTTTCGATGCGAGCTGGAAGCTTCTGTCTGTGAAGAACAATGTCTTTGTGAACACCGCAAACGATGTTTTCAACAGCTACTATTATGCGAAGAAACTCGAAATCACCTCGAAAAGGCTCCAGCTCCTGAACGAGCAGATGGAAGAATTGAGAAAAGCTTACGAGACTGGGAGCGTCGCCTATGAAGATATACTCAGCACCCAAAAGCAGCTGCAGAATCTCGTTCTGCAACTTGAAAAGATAAAACAGATCAGATCCGGCGTATCGAAAGATTATTCACAGACCGTTCTGGGTACTATGATGAACCAGCTGCGCCGGCTCACATTTGAGCTTCCAGATGAACAAGAGGCACTCGAAACTGTCAAATCACGATACGACGCCCAGGCTTCTTACATTTCACTGCAGATCGCTAAAAAACAGAGTGAAAGGTCTTACCAGACCTGGCTACCGAACCCGACTCTGAGCGCAGGATTGAAACTGAAGGAAGAAGGCTATTCCGTATCGCTCGGCTTTTCGTTCAGCTACGATCTCATCGACAGGGGTGAAAGATCACAGACTTACAGAATAACCCAGTACAAGCTCAACCTGCAGAATGCCAGTTACGAAGAAAAACTGCAAAGTTTAGAAAAAGCGGTGAAGGACGCGTACGCTTCGATGAGGATCGCGGAGATTTCGAAACAGGTCAGTGGGCTCGATCTGGAACTGAAGAAAATGAATCTGGACAGATTGAACAAAAAGAAAGAGTTCGTCTCAGAGCAGGATCTCGAATCGGCCTTACTCGACGTCGAAGAGGCTGAACTCGAACTCTTCAAGGCGGAGTTCGACCTGTTGATGAGCAAGGTGAACCTTTTGACGGTCCTGGGGTTAGACCTGATTGAGCTTTTGGGAGGTGCTTGA
- a CDS encoding TolC family protein codes for MKRLTVLLLVVFVCSMFAGIVDALEAAKNSSPAYLKLTLDREQAEDDYQKALLEARNKRQELSAQLSKMRADNTYRESLKNFVSDFLDTYFGVLDSQLALEIAQLNLQIAQIDYKEKKDLYDRGVGTLQDLKNANATLIEAEKDVDAAKLSVEQAKRDFQALVGEKFEVKEPAKLNLNFSLPTVDELMDRSLTLAMARLNVQIAQMDLEGLVNPSQYTKNQYERNLKKAQADVQAYLLSLRKSYENQLQTVRNAIKSIQAQMEKIEVAKLQLDTVQKNFSAGVASERDVLNAKLSYTNARRTFLSQLKSLLKNVCDVYIDAELDFSKVLSTILGE; via the coding sequence ATGAAGCGGCTCACTGTTCTATTGCTCGTGGTGTTCGTTTGCTCGATGTTCGCAGGCATCGTCGATGCTCTGGAAGCTGCCAAGAACAGCAGTCCAGCGTATTTGAAACTCACACTGGACCGCGAACAGGCCGAGGACGATTACCAGAAGGCGTTGCTGGAAGCGAGGAACAAGAGGCAGGAACTTTCAGCCCAGCTTTCGAAAATGAGGGCCGACAACACATACAGAGAATCTTTGAAGAATTTCGTGAGCGATTTTCTTGACACGTATTTTGGCGTGCTCGACTCGCAGCTGGCGCTCGAGATAGCCCAGCTGAATCTGCAGATCGCACAGATTGATTACAAAGAAAAGAAAGACCTTTATGACAGAGGTGTCGGAACACTCCAGGATCTCAAAAATGCGAACGCCACGCTCATAGAGGCGGAAAAGGATGTTGATGCCGCAAAACTATCTGTGGAACAGGCGAAAAGAGACTTTCAGGCGCTCGTGGGAGAAAAGTTCGAAGTGAAAGAACCGGCGAAGTTGAACCTGAACTTCTCTCTGCCCACAGTCGATGAACTCATGGACAGATCGCTCACGCTCGCCATGGCCAGGCTGAACGTTCAGATCGCACAGATGGACCTTGAAGGTTTAGTGAATCCGTCGCAGTACACGAAGAATCAGTACGAGAGGAATTTGAAAAAAGCCCAGGCTGACGTTCAGGCGTATCTGTTGTCGTTGAGAAAATCGTACGAAAATCAACTTCAAACCGTTCGAAATGCTATCAAGTCTATCCAGGCGCAGATGGAAAAGATCGAGGTTGCGAAACTGCAGCTCGACACCGTTCAAAAGAATTTCTCCGCAGGTGTAGCATCTGAACGGGACGTGCTGAACGCAAAGCTTTCTTATACGAATGCAAGAAGAACATTCCTTTCGCAGTTGAAATCTCTTTTAAAGAACGTGTGCGATGTGTACATCGATGCGGAACTCGATTTCTCCAAGGTCCTTTCGACGATCCTTGGAGAGTGA
- a CDS encoding MFS transporter, whose translation MISFSIEFFAYASLACMTLLSHYFVRIGLSPSIVGLLMALPSINALWANQLYFFLAYKLSVKRVVLYSSLLGIVSVWSLFASRNVALIFTFSFLLMFSQGALVPLLESSLVEFASQSNFAYGKIRLFGTLGYAFASFVIARLVSRGFNSLFVLYSLLLFLIGFVVQTSELEARFHRRPSVRAVDKRFFLLFTVVTSSVGFNLFNSVFLPVLIESKRFRPESVGLSLALMAMSEVPFLLLAERIVKKLGSLRLLLSAFFVVGLRLVLTPLAVNEAQLILIQLLHGWTYIVIYYSVLFLMRQMLSGHVLEGTQIVFWMSLQGVGPLLGSSVGGVVVEHLGAEATYLTFGFIAIFLVLAGWFIKKNYFEGE comes from the coding sequence TTGATTTCGTTCTCGATAGAATTTTTCGCTTACGCATCACTCGCATGCATGACTCTGTTGAGCCATTATTTCGTTCGCATCGGTCTATCTCCGTCCATCGTTGGTTTGCTCATGGCTTTACCTTCCATCAACGCGTTGTGGGCAAACCAGCTTTATTTCTTTCTGGCCTACAAGCTGAGTGTGAAAAGGGTGGTTCTTTACTCCTCCCTTCTGGGAATTGTTTCCGTATGGTCTCTCTTTGCTTCCAGAAATGTAGCTCTCATCTTCACTTTTAGCTTTCTTTTGATGTTCTCGCAGGGCGCACTGGTTCCACTTCTGGAATCTTCCTTGGTTGAATTCGCGAGTCAATCGAACTTCGCCTACGGTAAAATTAGGCTCTTCGGCACACTCGGCTACGCCTTCGCTTCTTTCGTGATAGCCAGGCTGGTCAGCAGAGGTTTCAACTCGCTGTTCGTGCTCTACTCACTTCTGTTATTCTTGATAGGGTTCGTGGTGCAAACGAGTGAGCTTGAGGCGCGATTTCACCGCAGGCCTTCGGTGCGAGCGGTTGATAAAAGATTCTTTCTGCTTTTCACAGTTGTGACCTCTTCTGTGGGTTTCAACCTTTTCAACAGCGTTTTCTTGCCTGTTTTGATCGAATCGAAACGTTTCCGTCCTGAGAGTGTCGGCTTGAGCCTTGCGCTCATGGCGATGAGCGAAGTTCCCTTTTTATTGCTCGCCGAGCGGATCGTCAAAAAGCTTGGAAGTCTCAGACTGCTTCTCAGTGCGTTCTTCGTCGTAGGACTAAGGTTGGTTTTGACCCCTTTAGCAGTTAACGAGGCTCAGTTGATACTCATCCAACTCTTGCACGGCTGGACTTACATAGTGATCTACTATTCGGTGCTGTTCTTGATGAGGCAGATGCTTTCGGGTCACGTTCTGGAAGGCACGCAGATAGTTTTCTGGATGTCCCTTCAGGGTGTGGGACCTCTGCTGGGTTCGAGTGTCGGGGGAGTGGTTGTAGAGCACCTCGGAGCAGAGGCAACGTATCTGACCTTTGGCTTCATCGCCATCTTTCTTGTACTGGCAGGCTGGTTCATCAAGAAAAACTATTTTGAAGGGGAGTGA
- a CDS encoding efflux RND transporter periplasmic adaptor subunit: MRRVRWIVLILFVSLVFVSCNKNTTQTSTVQVSEYVVSKTNLTDTVTLSGTVQAREYVDIKPFVSGIVKKVYVSKGDSVKAGDVIAELDDTEYRLAYIKALQNYETAKNSGSKLLIQQREIELELAKRDIENCKIVSPISGVITSIDIKEGDLISSGKIIGRVVNLEKLYVSASVDEVDYSKIALGQIATVSFDAIEGLNVGARVTYISSVAETSQGIVVVPIELDLMGVNVSQLGSRLSQMSEEERTQLQQRLQQLRTQIATGQQIPQRQQQSTAQTQNSKIIPGLSCEVNIITMSKENVLAVPVNAVKFSSGKAYVTVKKSDGTTEEREIVLGVRTSNFYEVVEGLQEGEVVLVTGRTTTNRTQNVPPNVFFRP, from the coding sequence GTGCGCAGAGTACGCTGGATCGTTCTGATCCTCTTCGTCTCTTTGGTGTTCGTATCCTGCAACAAAAACACCACACAGACGAGCACAGTTCAGGTGAGCGAGTACGTGGTTTCGAAAACGAATTTGACCGATACTGTAACGCTCTCTGGCACCGTCCAGGCGAGAGAATACGTAGACATCAAACCATTCGTGTCCGGCATAGTGAAAAAAGTGTATGTGTCCAAAGGCGACAGCGTCAAAGCTGGTGATGTGATAGCCGAACTGGACGATACTGAATACAGGCTCGCGTACATAAAGGCCCTCCAGAACTATGAGACGGCGAAGAATTCTGGCTCAAAGCTTTTGATCCAGCAGCGCGAGATAGAACTCGAACTGGCGAAGAGGGACATCGAAAACTGCAAAATCGTCAGTCCAATAAGCGGTGTGATCACTTCGATCGACATCAAGGAAGGCGATCTGATCAGTTCCGGAAAGATCATCGGCAGGGTTGTGAATCTAGAAAAGCTTTACGTCTCGGCCTCCGTGGATGAAGTCGATTATTCGAAGATCGCTCTGGGACAGATCGCAACGGTCAGTTTCGACGCGATAGAAGGTTTGAATGTCGGTGCGAGGGTGACTTACATCTCGAGTGTGGCAGAGACCTCGCAGGGAATCGTGGTTGTCCCCATCGAACTGGATCTGATGGGCGTGAATGTTTCACAACTCGGTAGCAGACTCAGTCAGATGAGCGAAGAAGAACGAACGCAATTGCAGCAGAGATTACAGCAGCTGAGAACACAGATCGCTACAGGTCAGCAGATACCTCAGAGGCAGCAGCAAAGTACCGCTCAAACTCAAAACTCCAAGATTATTCCCGGACTTTCCTGCGAAGTCAACATCATCACGATGAGCAAAGAAAACGTGCTGGCTGTGCCGGTCAACGCCGTCAAATTTTCTTCTGGAAAGGCCTATGTCACCGTCAAGAAATCTGACGGTACAACGGAGGAAAGAGAGATCGTTCTGGGTGTGAGAACGAGCAACTTCTACGAAGTTGTGGAAGGCCTTCAGGAAGGCGAGGTCGTGCTCGTGACCGGCAGAACAACGACTAATCGAACACAGAACGTTCCTCCCAACGTCTTCTTCAGACCGTGA
- a CDS encoding class I SAM-dependent methyltransferase translates to MSFKDVFAEIAHDYESWYETPLGSFVIKEEEKALKKLIPAGERLLEIGAGTGWWLRRLNYPVMVAVEPSTIMLEIGRKNVPSAQWICAKGEELPLHDESFDVVLIFTTLEFVQDPQKVLNESLRVLKQNGALVVGILNGLSPWVALYRKLSDRGVKPWSHARFYTKEDLIELLGPCESEAEAVFLSPNASPPYEEANLAGVRAGNCGAIYVAMWRKK, encoded by the coding sequence ATGAGCTTCAAAGACGTTTTCGCCGAAATTGCCCACGACTACGAAAGCTGGTACGAAACTCCCTTAGGTTCCTTCGTTATAAAGGAAGAAGAGAAAGCGTTGAAGAAGCTGATTCCTGCGGGCGAAAGACTCCTCGAAATTGGTGCTGGAACTGGTTGGTGGTTGAGAAGGCTGAACTATCCGGTCATGGTCGCCGTGGAACCGTCCACGATCATGCTCGAAATCGGAAGGAAGAACGTACCTTCGGCCCAGTGGATCTGTGCCAAGGGTGAAGAATTACCCCTGCACGACGAAAGCTTCGACGTTGTCCTCATCTTCACAACCCTCGAGTTCGTTCAGGATCCTCAAAAAGTTCTGAATGAATCGCTGAGGGTACTGAAACAAAATGGAGCCTTGGTGGTCGGCATTCTGAACGGCTTATCCCCCTGGGTGGCGCTGTATCGCAAGCTTTCAGATAGAGGCGTCAAACCCTGGTCTCACGCTCGATTTTACACGAAAGAAGATCTCATCGAACTCCTCGGACCGTGTGAATCCGAAGCGGAGGCAGTTTTCCTCTCCCCAAACGCCTCTCCACCTTACGAAGAAGCAAACCTCGCGGGTGTGAGAGCCGGAAACTGCGGGGCGATCTACGTAGCGATGTGGAGAAAGAAATAA